Proteins from a genomic interval of Psychrobacter urativorans:
- a CDS encoding ATP-binding cassette domain-containing protein: MIEFKDVGVRRDGRELFAGASFQLHPGHKVGLTGNNGTGKSTLFALLLTRMGTGDTEVTVDRGEVSIPDSWHVAHMAQEVGASAQTAIDYVLSGDEQWYKINAALSDLSTVSDDQIGVLHQQFDEVDGYRTPTKAAQIMAGLGFNTNQHELPVEGFSGGWRMRLNLAKTLMSRADLMLLDEPTNHLDLDAILWLETWINAFMGLVIVISHDQAFLDNTVGHILHVEQKKITLYTGNYQQFIRTRHERMAQQQQAFEKQEATKAHLDDFIRRFRAKASKAKQAQSRIKQLERMSELSPMMADNPFSFQFYEPANMSSPLIELTNAGIGYTDTPMLHNANIQVTPDTRIGLLGMNGAGKSTLIKALVGELKVLSGTYNVSDTLKLGYFNQHQMDALDAAATPLQMMRRLAGKTSDAELRSFLGSFDFRGERIDTPSELFSGGERARLTLALIVWQRPNVLVLDEPTNHLDLQMRQALTMALQGFEGAVVLVSHDRELIANVCDELFLVHDGQIDEFDGDISDYGKWLSDKRKEANSSDKGADKKGKNKKAKKKFVNKDDVSRETDAENHVSQPDNYKHAKKKLANPKSEVSSSLSKEEQRKLAAEQRKLTAPIRRDIENSEKALVKIDAALAMLEEKLADTELYEDSRKSDLMALLNEQTTQQQQHSENEEKLLHAMTTLEEMEAKSA; the protein is encoded by the coding sequence ATGATCGAATTTAAAGACGTTGGTGTTCGCCGTGATGGTCGTGAATTATTTGCTGGTGCTAGCTTTCAGCTACATCCAGGTCACAAAGTAGGCTTGACGGGCAACAACGGAACCGGAAAATCAACCTTATTTGCCTTGTTATTAACGCGGATGGGCACAGGTGATACGGAAGTTACCGTCGATCGCGGAGAAGTGAGTATTCCGGATAGTTGGCATGTGGCGCACATGGCGCAGGAAGTGGGCGCAAGCGCGCAGACGGCGATTGATTATGTACTGAGCGGTGATGAACAGTGGTATAAAATCAATGCCGCTTTAAGTGATTTAAGCACCGTTAGCGATGACCAAATTGGCGTATTGCATCAGCAGTTTGATGAAGTTGACGGCTATCGTACACCCACCAAAGCGGCACAAATTATGGCGGGTTTGGGCTTTAATACCAATCAGCATGAACTGCCAGTCGAAGGCTTTTCTGGTGGCTGGCGTATGCGCTTAAACTTGGCGAAAACCTTGATGAGCCGTGCTGACTTAATGTTACTCGATGAGCCCACCAACCATTTGGACTTGGATGCTATTCTGTGGCTTGAGACGTGGATTAATGCCTTTATGGGTCTCGTTATCGTGATCTCGCATGACCAAGCCTTTTTGGATAATACTGTTGGGCATATTTTGCACGTTGAGCAAAAGAAAATCACCTTGTATACCGGTAACTATCAGCAGTTTATTCGCACCCGTCATGAGCGCATGGCACAGCAGCAGCAAGCGTTTGAAAAGCAAGAAGCGACTAAGGCGCATTTGGACGATTTTATTCGTCGTTTCCGTGCCAAAGCTAGTAAGGCAAAACAAGCGCAAAGCCGTATCAAACAGCTTGAACGTATGAGCGAGTTGTCACCGATGATGGCTGACAACCCGTTCTCGTTCCAGTTTTATGAGCCGGCAAATATGAGCTCACCACTTATTGAGCTGACCAATGCCGGTATTGGCTACACCGATACGCCGATGCTGCATAATGCCAATATTCAAGTAACACCTGATACTCGTATCGGTTTACTGGGTATGAATGGCGCGGGTAAATCAACCTTGATTAAAGCCTTAGTCGGTGAGCTGAAAGTATTATCTGGCACCTATAACGTCTCCGACACGCTCAAATTGGGCTATTTTAATCAGCATCAAATGGATGCTTTAGACGCTGCGGCTACCCCGTTACAGATGATGCGCCGTTTGGCTGGTAAGACGTCCGACGCTGAATTACGCTCATTTTTAGGCAGTTTTGACTTTCGTGGTGAACGTATCGACACTCCAAGTGAGCTGTTCTCAGGTGGCGAGCGTGCCCGTTTAACGTTAGCGTTGATTGTTTGGCAACGTCCGAATGTCTTGGTACTCGATGAGCCAACCAACCATTTAGATTTACAAATGCGCCAAGCATTAACCATGGCATTGCAAGGTTTTGAAGGCGCAGTGGTGTTGGTTTCGCATGATCGCGAACTGATTGCCAATGTCTGCGATGAATTGTTCCTCGTGCATGACGGTCAAATCGATGAGTTTGATGGCGACATCAGCGATTATGGCAAATGGCTTTCTGACAAGCGTAAAGAAGCCAATAGCTCAGATAAAGGCGCTGATAAAAAAGGCAAGAATAAAAAAGCTAAGAAAAAATTCGTGAATAAAGATGATGTTTCACGTGAAACTGATGCTGAAAATCACGTTTCTCAGCCTGATAATTACAAGCACGCTAAAAAAAAACTAGCAAATCCTAAGTCAGAGGTATCATCGTCGCTCAGTAAAGAAGAGCAGCGCAAACTAGCGGCTGAACAGCGTAAGCTTACCGCGCCTATTCGCCGTGATATTGAGAATTCTGAAAAGGCATTGGTCAAGATTGATGCTGCCTTGGCTATGCTTGAAGAAAAACTTGCTGATACCGAACTCTATGAGGACAGTCGTAAGTCTGATTTAATGGCGTTATTAAACGAGCAAACCACGCAGCAGCAACAGCACAGTGAAAATGAAGAAAAGCTATTACATGCCATGACTACATTGGAAGAAATGGAAGCAAAATCTGCTTAG
- a CDS encoding DnaJ C-terminal domain-containing protein codes for MAEKNYYDILGVKKDASDADIKKKYRKLVRQYHPDVSDAPDADNKIAEINNAYETLRDKDKRAEYDAMLANPFAGRGGNAGFGGQAGGGGGQRWEDMSGQFGEGQAFGGGGFRFDDIFSAFGGGARGQGGQSQRGGFDQFGGGFSHQDNKGQDQHAEINVDLASVYSGDDYSIKLNVPVRQINGDVSYDNKTLKIKIPKGITDGKQIRLAGQGAAGSGSGKNGDLFLKVKINHPSNIRLDGANVYQTVNITPWEAALGEKINVTTPAGTLGVTIPKNTKSGSNLRLKGKGIPAKAAGDLYLTLTIVNPKVTTDEEIQAYEQLKQAFADTTINR; via the coding sequence ATGGCAGAAAAAAACTACTATGACATTTTAGGTGTCAAAAAAGATGCCTCAGATGCGGATATCAAAAAAAAATACCGTAAGCTTGTGCGTCAATATCATCCCGATGTCAGCGATGCTCCGGATGCTGATAATAAAATTGCCGAAATTAATAATGCTTATGAGACCCTAAGAGATAAAGACAAGCGTGCAGAATATGATGCCATGCTTGCCAACCCATTTGCTGGGCGCGGCGGTAATGCAGGCTTTGGTGGACAGGCGGGTGGTGGCGGTGGTCAACGCTGGGAAGATATGAGTGGTCAGTTCGGTGAAGGTCAAGCTTTTGGTGGTGGCGGTTTTCGTTTCGACGATATTTTCTCTGCTTTTGGTGGCGGTGCACGCGGTCAAGGCGGTCAGTCTCAGCGTGGCGGCTTTGATCAATTTGGCGGTGGTTTTAGCCATCAAGATAACAAAGGTCAAGATCAGCACGCGGAGATTAATGTTGATTTGGCGTCAGTCTATAGTGGCGATGACTACAGTATTAAACTGAATGTTCCGGTGCGCCAAATAAATGGTGATGTCAGCTATGATAATAAAACCTTAAAAATTAAAATTCCAAAAGGCATCACTGATGGCAAACAAATTCGCTTAGCCGGACAAGGGGCAGCGGGCAGTGGTAGCGGCAAAAATGGTGATTTATTCTTAAAAGTTAAAATTAATCATCCCAGTAATATACGCTTAGATGGCGCCAATGTTTATCAAACCGTCAATATCACCCCATGGGAAGCAGCACTGGGTGAAAAAATTAACGTCACTACGCCAGCAGGAACGTTGGGTGTCACTATTCCAAAAAACACCAAATCGGGCAGTAACTTACGACTTAAAGGCAAAGGTATTCCGGCTAAAGCAGCAGGCGATTTATATTTAACCTTAACTATCGTCAATCCTAAAGTGACCACTGACGAAGAAATACAAGCCTATGAGCAGCTCAAACAAGCCTTTGCTGATACGACTATTAATCGTTAA
- a CDS encoding septal ring lytic transglycosylase RlpA family protein, producing the protein MSYFIKSLIVTLSLLLTTSVFAANTSYYGSKFHGKRTASGSIFNMNSLTAAHKTLPFGTKVQVTNKKTKESVVVKITDRGPYIGGRVLDLSKAAASKISCQLCTTSMKILSYGDGKYRRL; encoded by the coding sequence ATGTCTTATTTTATAAAATCTTTGATAGTCACGTTATCACTGTTATTAACGACCAGCGTTTTTGCCGCTAACACCAGTTATTACGGTAGTAAATTTCATGGTAAACGTACGGCAAGTGGTAGTATCTTTAATATGAACTCTCTGACCGCTGCGCATAAAACGCTGCCGTTTGGTACGAAAGTGCAAGTAACCAACAAAAAGACAAAAGAGAGCGTGGTCGTAAAAATTACGGATAGAGGTCCATATATTGGTGGACGAGTCTTGGATTTATCGAAAGCGGCAGCAAGTAAAATAAGCTGTCAGCTTTGTACAACCAGTATGAAGATATTGTCGTATGGTGATGGCAAATATCGTCGGTTATAA